TGCTACTTTAAGATAGTCTCCTTCTTTGAATTCCTTAATGGTGCGGAAGTCTTCAGGAAGGGTGAATTCCTCAAGGATTTTGTAGCGGTCCCCTGTTTGTGCGAATGCTTTTTTGATAAAGTCTTTGAATTTTTTCATGTTGAATGTGCTGCAGTTTGATGATGCCACAATGATTCCATTCTTTTCTGTGATTTGAATGGCCTGTGCGAGCAGTTCCGGGTAATCTTTTCTGGCGCTGAATGTATGCTTTTTGGAACGGGCAAAGCTTGGAGGGTCAAGGATGACCATATCAAATTTCAGCTGCTTCCGAACGGCGTATTTGAAGTAGTTGAACACATCTTCCACAATAATATCCTGTGCCTCAAAATCAATGCCATTGACGCTGAACATTTCGATGGTTTTGCTTTTGCTGCGGTTGGCAAGGTCGACACTGGTTGTTTTCACTGCTCCCCCTAATGCGGCTGCCGCTGAAAAAGCGCCCGTATAAGAGAACGTGTTCAGTACCGTTTTTCCTTTAGCATACTTATCCCTGATTGTCTTCCGGACATGCCTCTGATCAAGAAATACACCTACCATGGCGCCATCATTGAGATAAATGGGAAAGCTGATTCCATTCTCCTTCACCATCAGCGGAAAAGATGCCCGTTCCCCTGCTGCGAAATCATCATCCTCTATATAGGTGCCTTTTACAGCAAACCGTTTCTTTTCATACAGGCCTTTGACATCAGCACTGTTCATCAATGCCTGAATTACTGTATTTCTGAAGCTGTAAACCCCTTCACTGTACCAGCTGATCACGTAAAAGCCATCGTAATAATCAATCGTGATGCCTCCGATTCCATCTCCTTCTCCATTGAAAACCCGAAAAGCGGTTGTTTCTGGGTCATGGAATAGAGCTTCCCGCTTTTTTAAAGCTTCTTTAAATTTATTTGCAAAAAACGCTTCGTCGAAGGTTTCCTGAGGATTACGCGAGAGAATCCAGCCTCTGCCTTTATTCTGCTTTCCATAATACCCTTTGCCGATAAACCG
This window of the Cytobacillus pseudoceanisediminis genome carries:
- a CDS encoding class I SAM-dependent rRNA methyltransferase translates to MSKAIKLIAAFKYKNEFKDGYPLVTEESVQRIPKGIEEGAVIELTDESGRFIGKGYYGKQNKGRGWILSRNPQETFDEAFFANKFKEALKKREALFHDPETTAFRVFNGEGDGIGGITIDYYDGFYVISWYSEGVYSFRNTVIQALMNSADVKGLYEKKRFAVKGTYIEDDDFAAGERASFPLMVKENGISFPIYLNDGAMVGVFLDQRHVRKTIRDKYAKGKTVLNTFSYTGAFSAAAALGGAVKTTSVDLANRSKSKTIEMFSVNGIDFEAQDIIVEDVFNYFKYAVRKQLKFDMVILDPPSFARSKKHTFSARKDYPELLAQAIQITEKNGIIVASSNCSTFNMKKFKDFIKKAFAQTGDRYKILEEFTLPEDFRTIKEFKEGDYLKVAFIQKL